The Mucilaginibacter rubeus genomic interval TAGGCATACTTCACGGCTGTCGCGTTCGGGAAATATCCAACATTAGCGCTGCGGGGGCCTTATCCCTGTTCACACCTCACCAATTCTGACTGGGGTAATTTTTGCAGGCTACAGTAACGACCATCAATCTCCAACGCCAATACCCACACCTGCCCAGATCGCTTTATACCACGCTTCCCCGGAACTCCGGAACTTGTCTTTAAGATCAACGGCACGACCAACAGGTTGAACCCAAACAAAAATTTAACAATATAAAGATCAAAACATCCCTCTTTCCGGCCCAATCGCAGCACTTCCGCTAATACCCTCAACAGGGAATTGTTTGGAGATAGCCGCTCAATTCAAAATGAGCCCTGAATCGAATGAGATCACAAGATCTTTTATTATGCCCAATGGATCCAGGATTCCAGACAAACATATCCTATGCGCTGGCGGCCAGCGGACGAACTGACTTTCATGGTAGACCTGTATTGATCTGGCAATGCCTTTCAACAAACTGCTATATCGCCCCTAAAACGTTCTGCCACAGGTGATCGATGACGTCGTGACATAAATCTCAGCATACTAACGGTGTAGAGATGCGCTGAAACATTATCATTCGTTAAATTCCTAAAATATAAAGCAGCTTACAGCAGATCGATACGAAATAGGAACATATTAACATAAAGTTGTATTTTCGTTAACGAAGAATATGGCATATAAAGATCTCGCGGAAAAAGATTTGATAAGTTTGCTTCAGCAGAACGATGACGCCGCATTTTCAGAAATTTTCAACCGTCACTGGGGTTTTGCTTACTTGCACGCGCTGAAACTACTGAATGATGAAGATGAAGCCAAGGACATTGTTCAGGAAGTATTTACCAGTATCTGGAACCAGTCCGGCAGCCTGACGGGTGAAACGAATCTTCGCGCGTACATTTTTTCGGCAGTGCGCAACAGAACGCTTAACCATATCCGGGACCAAAAGGTTCGTTCAGAATATATGGACCTGTTCGCTATCTACTGTGCGCAGCATCAAAACATAATTCTGGATGCCATTCATGAAAAAGAATTGCTGTCAGCGATCAACCTCGTGATCGATTCTCTCCCGCCACGGATGAAAGAAATATTTGAACTGAGCCGGACCGAGCATTTATCACACAAAGAAATAGCCGATAAACTGGATATCTCGACGGGGACTGTGAAAAGGCAGATCAGCAATGCGCTATACATTCTGAAAGATCGGCTGGATAAGCCGGAAAACCTGATCGTAATTATTTTTCTGCAATCGATCAAGGGACATTGATCGCCGTTTCGGCAAAATTGCTCCGCCGCCACGGAATAATCCGGCAAACTTCTTCATTATTATTTTAGTAGCTGATAGCTATCCTTCCCCACAGAATGTGTGCTACTAACCGAGTTTTACTATTGGCGCTGCCGATTTCACAGCTCCTTCCATCATGAATCAATAACATATGTGGCATTAACGCGATTATTCGAATCAATTTCTGAATGTTGATTAAATAATTATTAAAAATATTTTAAATTCTTATACATCCTTGGCGTCCGAGCCGTGTCTTACTAATAATTTCCACCCCATGAACGAAAAAGAGTACTCAAAAAAGCTTATTGACAAATATCTCGACGGAAAATGCTCAGAACGGGAGAAACTTTTGGTCGAAAGATTCTATATGGATCAATTTATTGAAAAAAAGCTCCCTGAAAAGGAATATTTAACAACATTAAAAACCGAGATCTGGAATAAGGTGTCGGAAAACACCTTTGCCGATACCAGTCACAGAAAGCAAAAAGCACTATATTATCGTATTGCGGCGATGATCCTATTCATTATAAGTGCTGCAGCCTACCTGTACTTCGGTCGTGGTCCACAGCAGCCACCACAGCAAATGGCAGCTAAGATCATCCCCGGCAGCAACAAAGCGATATTGATCCTGGCCAACGGAAAAAAGGTTATCCTGAACGAAAGCCCGGACGGGCAGATCGCTGCGGGGACAGGTATCAAGGCGACTAAGACTAACGGACAACTTGTCTACGCTGCGGCCGGCGCAGGTGGTGAAGATGAAGTAAATGCATTTAATACCGTACAAGCACCGAAAGGCGGCTATTACCGCGTCATTTTAACAGACGGCACAAAGGTCTGGTTAAATTCGGGTTCGTCCATTCGCTATCCTTTAGCATTTCAGGCGAAGGAGCGTAAAGTAGAATTGGAAGGTGAGGGCTATTTTGAAGTGGCGCACCGGGCCGCCCAACCCTTTATTGTAAAAACAAGAGACCACATGGTCCGCGTACTCGGCACGCATTTCAATATCAACAGTTACGCTGATGAGCCCGCGTCAAAAACTACTTTACTGGAGGGCGCTGTCCAGATCGGCAGCGAAAAAGGGAACCGCTTACTTAAACCGGGGCAGCAGGCCGTCATCGGGAAGGATCAAATTGATGTCGTCAAAGCAGATATAGAGCAGGTCATGGCCTGGAAAAACGGAGATTTTATATTTGACGGCGAATCCCTTAACGTTATTATGCGGCAGATCAGCCGTTGGTATGACGTTGACGTCGCCTACCAGGGGAATATCGGGGATGTCCAGTTCGGGGGCTCTATTTCGAGATCTAAAGATATTACCGACGTACTAAAAGTACTGGAAGTAACAGGAGCAGTGCACTTTAAAATAACAGGAAGGAGGATCATGGTGATGCGATAATTTTCTACGCTCCATGAACTGCAAAATAAGCCGGAAGCGTTGGCGCGCTCCCGGCCCAAAGGGCATGTTCATCATATTGCTGTTAACAATTCTAATTATTTAAACCCATTACAAATGTATCGATTTTACTCTAAAACAAATGGCGGTGCCGGATGCTCATTTCCGGGCCGGGTAATTGAGCCGGGAGGTCCACCTCCAGGTCTACCGGACTTATTCAATGAATGGCGGAAGAGCATGTTTCATCCGCGAATCCTGATATTATTATTTCTGCTGATCGCCGGCTTTACGGTCAACGCGCAGACTGTTACGATCTCCGTTAAAAAGGCAACCCTTCCCGAAGTGTTCAGAGAGATCAAAAAACAGACCGGATATGATTTCGTCTATACCTCTGAGGTGCTGAAATCCGGGCATCGGGTTTCTATAAATGCCAGTAAAAAGAGCCTGGCGGAAGTACTTGATCAATGCTTTAAAGGACAGCCTTTCTCCTATAAAATAGTAGCCAAAACCATCATTATCACTGGAAAAAACGACCCGTTGATAACGCAGGGGCCAAACAGCGAAGCACAGGAACTGGTTCATGGCCATGTTTATGATGAAAGAAATCAGCCATTAGCGGGAGCGACGCTCCGAATAATCGATGGCCGGGTAAGTGCGGTAAGTGATGAGCGTGGCAATTACGTTATTATGGAGATCCCGGCCAACGCGAGGCTCACTGTTTCCTATGTCGGTTACAAAAGCGATACTGTAGACATAGCCGGACGTAATGAAGTTAACTTCACCCTGAAACTGGCGGCTACTGAAATGAAAGAAGTTGTCGTTTCAACCGGCTACCAGACCTTAAGTAAGGAGAGGGCAACCGGCTCTTTTGCAAAGCCGGATATGCAGATCTTTAACGACAGGGCAGGAAGCACCGATGTGTTAACCCGACTTGATGGGCTGGTCCCCGGATTGACGGTATTGACCGGCACAGGTAGCATGGCATCGATCAACCGCGGTAGCCAACCTGTGCAACAGGTATTGATCAGGGGAACCAGCAGCGTATCGATCACTTCGCAGCCGTTATATGTAGTAAATGGTGTACAGGTTCCCGATCTGACCAACATCAACACTAACGACATTGCCGATATTACCGTATTGAAAGATGCATCCGCTGCTGCCATCTGGGGAGCACGGGCAACCAACGGCGTTATTGTGGTCACCACAAAATCGGGCCGCAGAAACCAAAAAGTCAAAATAGCCTACAGCGGCTATCTCAACTATC includes:
- a CDS encoding FecR family protein, with amino-acid sequence MNEKEYSKKLIDKYLDGKCSEREKLLVERFYMDQFIEKKLPEKEYLTTLKTEIWNKVSENTFADTSHRKQKALYYRIAAMILFIISAAAYLYFGRGPQQPPQQMAAKIIPGSNKAILILANGKKVILNESPDGQIAAGTGIKATKTNGQLVYAAAGAGGEDEVNAFNTVQAPKGGYYRVILTDGTKVWLNSGSSIRYPLAFQAKERKVELEGEGYFEVAHRAAQPFIVKTRDHMVRVLGTHFNINSYADEPASKTTLLEGAVQIGSEKGNRLLKPGQQAVIGKDQIDVVKADIEQVMAWKNGDFIFDGESLNVIMRQISRWYDVDVAYQGNIGDVQFGGSISRSKDITDVLKVLEVTGAVHFKITGRRIMVMR
- a CDS encoding RNA polymerase sigma factor produces the protein MAYKDLAEKDLISLLQQNDDAAFSEIFNRHWGFAYLHALKLLNDEDEAKDIVQEVFTSIWNQSGSLTGETNLRAYIFSAVRNRTLNHIRDQKVRSEYMDLFAIYCAQHQNIILDAIHEKELLSAINLVIDSLPPRMKEIFELSRTEHLSHKEIADKLDISTGTVKRQISNALYILKDRLDKPENLIVIIFLQSIKGH